The Synchiropus splendidus isolate RoL2022-P1 chromosome 1, RoL_Sspl_1.0, whole genome shotgun sequence genome includes a window with the following:
- the s1pr3a gene encoding sphingosine 1-phosphate receptor 3a gives MRNAVEEGMNLVIVNHYNYSGKWERPRSSGACKTAVLLCICVFIVLENLTVLLALWRNKRFHSRMYFLIGNLALSDLLAGVAYVVNIFTSGNSTFFLTPVQWLAREGSMFVALSASTFSLLAIGIERHMTMVRLRPCETAGRGRLLGLLAACWLVSVLLSALPSLGWNCLDNMTSCSTVLPLYAKSYVAFCISVFSALLVAIIILYIRIYRLVTSSGRRVSSRPSERSLALLRTVVIVLGVFVICWSPLFLLLLLDVGCSPNVCPVLYQVDWFIALAVLNSALNPLIYTLTSREMRAAFFRLLCCCQSSMDAVGTPVPGNPHIGTAIPTAENSKTSLGGGAGSGGGKAMLNRGNVSSSINTENKHGDPSGPAVQHPSGPADLLSAVLVKAGALPSLSKF, from the coding sequence ATGAGGAACGCTGTGGAGGAAGGGATGAACCTTGTCATCGTCAACCACTACAACTATTCAGGCAAATGGGAGCGGCCTCGCAGCAGCGGGGCCTGCAAGACGGCCGTGCTGCTCTGCATCTGTGTCTTCATCGTGCTGGAGAACCTCACCGTCCTTCTGGCCCTCTGGAGGAACAAACGCTTCCACAGCCGCATGTACTTCCTCATTGGAAACTTGGCGCTGTCCGACCTGCTGGCCGGCGTGGCCTATGTGGtgaacattttcacctccgGAAACAGCACCTTCTTCCTGACACCAGTGCAGTGGCTGGCCAGAGAGGGCAGCATGTTCGTGGCCCTCAGCGCCTCCACCTTCAGTCTCCTGGCCATTGGAATAGAGAGGCACATGACCATGGTTCGCCTGCGACCTTGTGAGACGGCGGGTCGAGGGAGGCTTCTGGGACTGCTGGCAGCCTGCTGGTTGGTGTCAGTTCTGCTGAGTGCCCTTCCCAGCCTTGGATGGAACTGCCTGGACAACATGACCTCCTGCTCCACCGTACTGCCCCTCTACGCTAAGAGCTATGTGGCTTTCTGCATCAGCGTCTTCAGTGCTCTGCTGGtggccatcatcatcctctacaTCCGGATCTACCGCCTGGTGACCTCTAGCGGACGTAGGGTCAGCAGCAGGCCCTCGGAGCGCTCGCTCGCTCTGCTGCGGACTGTGGTGATCGTCCTCGGGGTCTTCGTCATATGCTGGTCGCCgctcttccttctccttcttctggaTGTGGGCTGCAGCCCCAACGTGTGCCCTGTTCTGTACCAGGTGGACTGGTTCATCGCACTAGCCGTGCTCAACTCCGCCCTCAACCCTCTGATATACACTCTGACCAGCAGGGAGATGAGGGCCGCCTTCTTCCGCCTGCTGTGCTGCTGCCAGAGCAGCATGGATGCTGTCGGGACTCCTGTGCCAGGGAACCCTCACATCGGCACTGCCATCCCCACAGCTGAGAACAGTAAGACTAGTCTGGGGGGAGGAGCTGGCAGTGGGGGAGGGAAGGCGATGCTCAACAGAGGGAACGTTTCATCATCCATCAACACTGAGAACAAACATGGAGACCCGTCTGGCCCAGCGGTGCAGCATCCGTCCGGACCTGCAGACCTGCTGTCAGCAGTGCTGGTCAAAGCTGGGGCGCTGCCATCACTCAGCAAGTTCTGA